A single region of the Leptothrix cholodnii SP-6 genome encodes:
- a CDS encoding ShlB/FhaC/HecB family hemolysin secretion/activation protein — translation MTAGECLARRLRRVAAGLIALGAAASPAWAQDRPAAAASEPMVLREWHLQPLEGIDDATLQRLTLPYLRKPFGVAQAQQLRDALLAEMAARGLSLGGAALRVLDAPRGIVALQVVEPRLRRIELSASADAPLADPQVLQVLAREGVHDGALLDLRRLDAAMFALNDLPGVRAQASLAPSGDEARYDLVIERGWRRQAEGSVDLDNHGSRFNGRWRIGGLLRWNEPLDLGDNLDLRLQLAEQRGLASARLAYELPLDQLLPVAPSAWRTSLALSALSYELGDVFAPLQARGRARVIDLGLSRPLQRSRQSNVVLRLGASHKRLEDRFDAFGLRTDKATRDVNLGLSFEARDGWGGGGYSGGALTLQAGSLDIRSPGARADDAALGTRSAQGGFGKLGLQLNRLQALPLPGSTAWSVYGGLSALWASRNLDPSEKFALGGAGAVRAYPPGEAAADRAAIATVELRHAIGAQWSVFALGDWGRARLQARPLAGVDNQRRLRAAGLGVFFSDPAWFTLRGTLAWPGSAPRLAEPDDTGPRLNLQLQRGF, via the coding sequence ATGACGGCGGGCGAGTGCCTCGCGCGCCGGCTGCGCCGGGTCGCCGCCGGGCTGATCGCGCTCGGCGCCGCCGCCTCGCCCGCCTGGGCGCAAGACCGGCCCGCTGCGGCGGCGAGCGAGCCGATGGTGCTGCGCGAATGGCATCTGCAGCCGCTCGAAGGCATCGACGACGCGACCCTGCAGCGCCTCACGCTGCCCTACCTGCGCAAGCCCTTCGGCGTGGCGCAGGCGCAGCAGCTGCGCGATGCGCTGCTGGCCGAGATGGCCGCGCGCGGGCTGTCGCTGGGCGGCGCGGCGCTGCGGGTGCTCGACGCGCCGCGCGGCATCGTCGCGCTGCAGGTGGTCGAGCCGCGGCTGCGCCGCATCGAGCTGAGCGCGTCGGCCGATGCGCCGCTGGCCGACCCCCAGGTGCTGCAGGTGCTGGCGCGCGAAGGCGTGCACGACGGCGCCTTGCTCGACCTGCGCCGGCTCGACGCCGCGATGTTCGCGCTCAACGACCTGCCCGGCGTGCGCGCCCAGGCCAGCCTGGCGCCCAGCGGCGACGAGGCGCGCTACGACCTCGTCATCGAGCGTGGCTGGCGCCGCCAGGCCGAAGGCAGCGTCGACCTCGACAACCACGGCAGCCGCTTCAACGGCCGCTGGCGCATCGGCGGCCTGCTGCGCTGGAACGAGCCGCTCGACCTCGGCGACAACCTCGACCTGCGCCTGCAGCTGGCCGAGCAGCGTGGCCTGGCGAGCGCCCGGCTCGCCTACGAGCTGCCGCTCGACCAGCTGCTGCCTGTCGCCCCGAGCGCCTGGCGCACCAGCCTGGCGCTGTCGGCGCTGAGCTACGAGCTGGGCGACGTGTTCGCGCCGCTGCAGGCTCGCGGCCGCGCCCGGGTGATCGACCTCGGCCTGAGCCGGCCGCTGCAGCGCAGCCGCCAGAGCAACGTCGTGCTGCGCCTGGGGGCCAGCCACAAGCGGCTGGAGGACCGCTTCGACGCCTTCGGCCTGCGCACCGACAAGGCCACCCGCGACGTCAATCTCGGGCTGTCGTTCGAGGCGCGCGACGGCTGGGGCGGTGGCGGCTACAGCGGCGGCGCGCTGACGCTGCAGGCCGGCTCGCTCGACATCCGCAGCCCCGGCGCGCGCGCCGATGACGCCGCGCTCGGCACGCGTTCGGCGCAGGGCGGCTTCGGCAAGCTCGGGCTGCAGCTCAACCGGCTGCAGGCGCTGCCGCTGCCGGGCTCGACGGCCTGGTCGGTCTACGGCGGGTTGAGCGCGCTGTGGGCGAGCAGGAACCTCGATCCGTCCGAGAAATTCGCGCTCGGCGGCGCCGGTGCGGTGCGGGCCTACCCGCCCGGCGAGGCCGCCGCCGACCGCGCGGCGATCGCCACCGTCGAGCTGCGCCACGCCATCGGCGCGCAGTGGAGCGTGTTCGCGCTCGGCGACTGGGGCCGGGCGCGGCTGCAGGCCCGGCCGCTGGCGGGCGTCGACAACCAGCGGCGGCTGCGCGCCGCCGGGCTGGGCGTGTTCTTCAGCGATCCGGCCTGGTTCACGCTGCGCGGCACGCTGGCCTGGCCGGGCTCGGCGCCGCGCCTGGCCGAACCCGACGACACCGGGCCGCGCCTGAACCTGCAGCTGCAACGCGGTTTCTAG
- a CDS encoding CHAT domain-containing protein — protein MPSAPYLRLLLVAACLCAAPGWLRAADDDNLAAQAQARRQDAESLLQLSAEGRALYARDTIRLDGYGYCGQALALADRGELRQSIRAASKALYLGQEGSDDDLQAHAQRDLAIAYGYAGVLDLAERHAREALALPVRDASQVHAPAHKVLGDVAARRGRPDEAQAAYRHALDLASPRYRPFVQLSMANAQTAGGQADAALQTLQALPPAARAPLGPYYERSLAQALLATGQVDAALQQWRQVIDAGGAGRSGDRADRADLADLDYHRLWAWEGSARAELTRGRPAEALAAYQQALRLADPLRARFRSEEFKSGLFSDLQGVFDAALNLAVQQGDWAGAWRISEASRARALLDAVRQHADDRLARPVSLDDLQGRLAPDEAVLEFHVLPQQTLVWLIRRDGLVGLALPLPQAALQDGVEKLRASIIARRPDTLALAQALHRQLLGPLDLSGVTRLQVVPHGALHYLPFQVLHDGRGYLVERLALASWPSAALGAQLGARRAGVAGGLALQAFGNPSTDRNVPLPGAEREVQEIRPLFAQGRTFLQQQASRAQLLALLGGPGAAGATATTAAAATPGVSASVLHVAAHAEVDEVDPMYSRILLASSPLDDGLLEAREIYRLDLSRTPLVTLSACESALGRIARGDEILGFTRSFLSAGASTVIASLWPVADDATRQLMTRFYRDATQGSDAMQALRNAQLEVMRSRGLAHPFFWAPFNVIGDGALRLGAAP, from the coding sequence ATGCCGTCTGCCCCGTACCTCCGCCTGCTGCTCGTTGCCGCCTGTCTGTGCGCCGCGCCGGGCTGGCTGCGGGCGGCCGACGACGACAACCTCGCCGCCCAGGCCCAGGCGCGCCGCCAGGATGCCGAGTCGCTGCTGCAGCTCAGCGCCGAAGGCCGCGCGCTCTACGCGCGCGACACCATCCGGCTCGACGGCTACGGCTACTGCGGCCAGGCCCTGGCGCTGGCCGACCGCGGCGAGCTGCGCCAGAGCATCCGCGCGGCCAGCAAGGCGCTCTACCTCGGCCAGGAGGGCAGCGACGACGACCTGCAGGCCCACGCCCAGCGCGACCTGGCGATCGCCTACGGCTACGCCGGCGTGCTGGATCTGGCCGAGCGCCACGCCCGCGAGGCGCTGGCCCTGCCGGTGCGCGACGCGTCGCAGGTCCACGCGCCGGCCCACAAGGTGCTGGGCGACGTGGCGGCGCGGCGCGGCCGGCCCGACGAGGCCCAGGCCGCCTACCGGCACGCGCTCGATCTGGCGAGTCCGCGCTACCGGCCGTTCGTGCAGCTGTCGATGGCCAACGCCCAGACCGCCGGCGGCCAGGCCGACGCCGCCTTGCAGACGCTGCAGGCGCTGCCACCGGCCGCTCGCGCGCCGCTCGGCCCGTACTACGAGCGCAGCCTGGCGCAGGCCCTGCTCGCCACCGGCCAGGTCGACGCGGCGCTGCAGCAATGGCGCCAGGTGATCGATGCCGGCGGTGCCGGCCGCAGCGGCGATCGCGCCGATCGAGCGGATCTCGCTGATCTCGACTACCACCGCCTGTGGGCCTGGGAAGGCAGCGCCCGCGCCGAGCTGACCCGCGGCCGCCCGGCCGAGGCGCTGGCGGCCTACCAGCAGGCGCTGCGGCTGGCCGATCCGCTGCGGGCGCGCTTTCGCAGCGAGGAGTTCAAGTCCGGCCTGTTCAGCGATCTGCAGGGGGTCTTCGACGCGGCCCTGAACCTGGCCGTGCAGCAGGGCGACTGGGCCGGCGCGTGGCGCATCTCCGAGGCCTCGCGCGCTCGTGCGCTGCTCGACGCCGTGCGCCAGCATGCCGACGATCGCCTGGCCCGGCCGGTGTCGCTCGACGACCTGCAGGGCCGGCTGGCGCCTGACGAGGCGGTGCTCGAATTCCACGTGCTGCCGCAGCAGACGCTGGTCTGGCTGATCCGCCGTGACGGCCTGGTCGGCCTGGCCCTGCCGCTGCCGCAGGCGGCGCTGCAGGACGGCGTCGAGAAGCTGCGCGCCAGCATCATCGCGCGCCGCCCCGACACCCTGGCGCTGGCGCAGGCGCTGCACCGCCAGCTGCTCGGCCCGCTCGACCTGAGCGGCGTCACGCGGCTGCAGGTCGTGCCGCACGGCGCCCTGCATTACCTGCCGTTCCAGGTGCTGCACGATGGCCGCGGCTACCTGGTCGAGCGCCTCGCGCTGGCCAGCTGGCCGTCGGCCGCGCTCGGTGCGCAGCTGGGCGCACGGCGTGCCGGCGTCGCCGGTGGCCTGGCGCTGCAGGCCTTCGGCAACCCGAGCACCGACCGCAACGTGCCGCTGCCCGGCGCCGAGCGCGAGGTGCAGGAGATCCGACCGCTGTTCGCCCAGGGCCGCACCTTCCTGCAGCAGCAGGCCAGCCGCGCCCAGCTGCTGGCGCTGCTCGGCGGGCCGGGCGCAGCGGGTGCCACCGCCACCACGGCCGCGGCCGCCACGCCCGGTGTCTCGGCCAGCGTGCTGCACGTGGCCGCACACGCCGAGGTCGACGAGGTCGATCCGATGTACTCGCGCATCCTGCTGGCCTCCAGCCCGCTCGACGACGGCCTGCTCGAGGCGCGCGAGATCTACCGCCTGGACCTCAGCCGCACGCCGCTGGTCACGCTGTCGGCCTGCGAAAGCGCGCTCGGCCGCATCGCCCGCGGCGACGAGATCCTGGGCTTCACGCGCTCCTTCCTGTCGGCCGGCGCCAGCACCGTGATCGCCTCGTTGTGGCCGGTGGCCGACGACGCCACCCGCCAGCTGATGACCCGCTTCTACCGCGATGCCACACAAGGGTCGGACGCGATGCAGGCGCTGCGCAACGCCCAGCTCGAGGTGATGCGCAGCCGCGGCCTGGCGCATCCGTTCTTCTGGGCGCCGTTCAACGTCATCGGCGACGGTGCGCTGCGCCTGGGGGCGGCGCCATGA